In Leptolyngbya sp. NIES-2104, the genomic window GGCGATCGCGCCAACTCGCGGATTTATTTCTCGACGGAGCGAGAGATTGACCTTTATGAGTTAGAGGAACTGTGTGATGCGGTCGGCTGGTCGCGTCGCCCTCTGAGAAAAGTTAAAAAGGCGATTCAGCATAGTTTTCTCGTGGCAACGATGTGGGAACAGCGGGGAGCCACTCGGCGACTCGTCGGGTTTGCGCGGGCAACCTCTGACCATGCGTTTAACGCCACGATTTGGGATGTCGTGGTGCATCCCGACTTCCAGGGCAAGGGGATGGGAAAAGCGCTGATGAAGTTCATGATTAAGAAGCTTCGGAGTGAGGATATCAGTAATATCACTTTGTTCGCTGATCCGCATGTGGTCAATTTCTACCGAAATTTAGGCTTTATGCAAGATCCAGAGGGA contains:
- a CDS encoding GNAT family N-acetyltransferase, translating into MGFWKSLFSSTDASIEKPSSTESYVVPGTVDGSTTGDRANSRIYFSTEREIDLYELEELCDAVGWSRRPLRKVKKAIQHSFLVATMWEQRGATRRLVGFARATSDHAFNATIWDVVVHPDFQGKGMGKALMKFMIKKLRSEDISNITLFADPHVVNFYRNLGFMQDPEGIKGMFWYPD